The Metabacillus sediminilitoris genome window below encodes:
- a CDS encoding MFS transporter yields the protein MAQIEVQFQQPSRFALHSRMFRIFMSGSLVTRVGDWMDLVALNWAVLQFTNSPLHLGLVNACRLVPTFLLSVPAGILADRYDRRKLLILLQIGMMLLTFFLGYLIEARQSFWFFAFIVTLRSMLAAMDSPIRNALVPNLVPQSSMASAIAINTMVINLSRIIGPAIAGVLLTIIDIANLFYINAWGTLGVLLSLLMIRSYSFPTPDKKEREKTTLREAADYIKSQPSVQSLLILAIVPMIFGFPYTTMMPLFAKDLLKLGPEGFGMLLSVSSVGALVGTTWLSLGKEIKGAGKWLIYSIMGFGVSLLLFIGTKNVFIAGTAMFLVGLTSQTYRTMSRITLQIHVPDQLRGRILSIALMDRGFIPLGAILIGAIAAWAGALWAGVIMGLGCIVTTLVIVARRRQIWQL from the coding sequence ATGGCACAAATAGAAGTTCAGTTTCAGCAGCCATCACGCTTTGCTCTTCACTCAAGAATGTTTAGAATTTTCATGTCTGGAAGCTTGGTGACACGAGTAGGGGATTGGATGGATTTAGTCGCCTTAAACTGGGCGGTATTACAGTTTACGAACTCTCCACTCCATTTAGGATTGGTGAATGCTTGCCGTTTAGTGCCTACTTTTTTACTGAGTGTACCGGCAGGCATATTGGCTGATCGATATGATCGACGAAAATTATTAATTTTGCTTCAAATAGGTATGATGTTGTTGACGTTTTTCCTGGGCTATCTTATCGAGGCAAGACAGTCATTTTGGTTTTTTGCATTCATTGTCACGCTAAGGTCTATGCTGGCAGCTATGGACTCGCCTATTCGAAATGCATTAGTGCCAAATCTTGTACCTCAGAGCTCTATGGCAAGTGCAATCGCTATTAATACGATGGTCATTAATCTTTCTCGTATTATCGGACCAGCGATTGCAGGAGTATTGCTTACAATCATCGACATTGCCAATTTATTTTATATTAACGCGTGGGGTACGTTAGGTGTACTATTATCGTTACTTATGATTCGTTCTTATTCTTTTCCAACCCCTGATAAAAAGGAAAGAGAGAAAACAACGCTTCGAGAGGCAGCGGATTATATAAAAAGTCAACCCTCCGTTCAATCTTTACTTATTTTAGCTATTGTACCGATGATATTTGGGTTTCCTTACACAACGATGATGCCCTTATTTGCTAAGGATCTTTTAAAGCTTGGACCTGAAGGATTTGGGATGCTTCTATCTGTTTCATCTGTCGGTGCATTAGTTGGGACAACTTGGCTTTCTCTTGGTAAAGAAATCAAGGGTGCGGGAAAGTGGTTGATTTATTCCATTATGGGATTTGGAGTATCTTTGCTTTTATTTATAGGAACCAAAAACGTGTTCATAGCAGGAACAGCTATGTTTCTTGTCGGATTAACGAGTCAGACCTACCGAACGATGAGCCGCATTACTTTACAGATTCACGTTCCCGATCAATTGCGAGGCAGGATATTGAGCATTGCCTTAATGGATAGAGGATTTATTCCGTTAGGAGCGATACTCATAGGGGCTATTGCGGCATGGGCAGGTGCTTTATGGGCAGGCGTCATAATGGGGTTAGGCTGTATTGTAACAACCTTAGTTATCGTAGCAAGAAGACGACAAATTTGGCAATTGTAA
- a CDS encoding type III PLP-dependent enzyme: MAIVIIYGSGQIKMENIVQSLRMEREKPFCAYLYDLSKLRHHVNQLMTTLPSACRLFYAIKANSDANLLTTLAPMVHGFEVASLGEIEKVRAVDAKIPILFGGPGKTQEEIEGAIHHGVTLLHVESIHELQLVNHIASQKGTTVSILLRVNLRSSVPNAQLKMAGVPTQFGIDEVEVPNAIALAKSLPNVKLLGFHFHAMSNNGDSKTHVYFVDHCFEMAKTWGKEWNIDISYINVGGGIGINYQDVENQFDWVDFMEGLEKVLEKHNNTNWQTLFECGRYITSSCGYYAAEVLDIKQNHGKSFCVIRGGSHHLRLPAAWKSSHPFTIVPVEKWSYPFARPELNDSVITVAGELCTPNDVLARDISVPRIRVGDILLFSYAGAYGWAISHHDFLSHPHPEHLYIESDSINGSGAKTEDKRLQIKISVV; this comes from the coding sequence TTGGCAATTGTAATTATATATGGGAGTGGACAAATAAAGATGGAAAATATCGTGCAATCTCTCAGAATGGAACGAGAGAAACCTTTTTGTGCCTATTTATATGACTTATCGAAACTGCGTCACCATGTGAATCAATTAATGACAACTCTTCCTTCAGCATGTCGTTTATTTTATGCGATTAAAGCAAACTCAGATGCAAATCTACTTACAACTTTAGCTCCAATGGTTCATGGGTTTGAAGTAGCTTCATTAGGGGAGATAGAGAAAGTCCGGGCTGTGGATGCGAAAATTCCTATCCTGTTCGGTGGACCTGGAAAAACACAGGAAGAGATTGAAGGGGCTATTCATCACGGAGTCACTTTGCTTCATGTTGAGAGCATACATGAATTGCAGTTGGTCAATCACATTGCCAGTCAAAAAGGGACAACCGTATCCATTTTGCTGCGTGTCAATTTGCGTAGTTCCGTTCCAAACGCACAATTGAAAATGGCAGGTGTACCGACACAATTTGGAATTGATGAAGTAGAAGTGCCCAATGCAATTGCTTTAGCAAAAAGTTTGCCGAATGTGAAGCTCCTAGGTTTTCATTTTCACGCAATGTCTAATAATGGTGATTCTAAGACCCACGTGTACTTTGTAGACCATTGCTTTGAAATGGCAAAAACATGGGGAAAAGAGTGGAATATAGATATCTCTTATATAAATGTAGGCGGAGGTATTGGGATTAACTACCAAGATGTAGAAAATCAGTTTGATTGGGTCGACTTTATGGAGGGTTTAGAAAAAGTATTAGAAAAGCACAACAATACCAATTGGCAGACGTTGTTTGAATGTGGTCGTTACATCACTTCTTCGTGCGGCTACTACGCAGCAGAGGTATTAGATATCAAACAAAATCATGGTAAATCTTTTTGTGTGATTCGTGGGGGAAGCCATCACTTAAGACTCCCGGCAGCTTGGAAATCGAGTCACCCTTTTACAATCGTACCAGTAGAAAAGTGGTCATATCCCTTCGCGCGCCCTGAATTAAACGATTCTGTGATTACTGTGGCAGGGGAGCTGTGTACTCCTAATGATGTACTTGCAAGAGATATATCTGTTCCACGTATTCGGGTTGGAGATATTCTTCTTTTCAGTTATGCAGGAGCTTATGGTTGGGCTATTTCCCATCATGATTTTCTCAGTCATCCGCATCCAGAGCACCTCTACATAGAATCTGACTCAATCAACGGTTCCGGTGCAAAAACGGAGGACAAAAGACTACAAATAAAAATAAGTGTTGTGTAG
- a CDS encoding GNAT family N-acetyltransferase: MKKVNSKTIHPSIRKLLSFATSDIKIDQEYEIYLNSLNRKLFRYESKGEIVGCIGIEIMSLNRCEIKHIAVSPFKRGKGNGSKMVKIFLINIH; this comes from the coding sequence ATGAAAAAAGTTAATTCAAAAACGATTCATCCATCAATTAGGAAACTACTATCCTTCGCTACCTCGGATATAAAAATTGACCAAGAATACGAAATATATTTGAATTCACTAAACCGAAAATTATTTAGGTATGAGTCTAAAGGGGAAATTGTTGGTTGTATAGGTATTGAAATTATGAGTTTAAATAGGTGCGAAATTAAACATATTGCAGTATCTCCATTCAAAAGAGGAAAAGGTAATGGTAGTAAAATGGTTAAGATATTTCTGATAAATATCCATTGA
- a CDS encoding metallophosphoesterase, translated as MKTKPRKRNLAQKLVFTGASVALGLSLFTSTSASAEKNERKHQKPSFEFGLISDIQYCDCDTNGVRFYRNSISKLQDATAELNKHDLEFTIQTGDLIDRNRESFDTILPYFNQINSKKYHMLGNHDYDYPNSSSDQTVDILGMKNQYYDFAEDGWRFIVLDTNDMSLYANEPGTPKYQQSEQLYNQLKATGANNAQTWNGGVGPEQMKWLHNVLQKSKKKGEKVVVLGHHPVYPANEHNAWNDADIMRELESAGNVVAYFNGHNHAGNYGENNGIKYVNFHGMLDTADSSAFAVIQAFKDRLEVDGFGRQPDLTIHVENHKEDDDDQHDDENDNHNNDRDDHQNENN; from the coding sequence ATGAAAACCAAACCAAGAAAACGAAACCTGGCCCAAAAACTGGTGTTTACAGGTGCCAGTGTCGCATTGGGGCTATCTTTATTCACGAGCACGTCTGCCTCTGCAGAAAAAAACGAACGTAAACATCAAAAGCCATCTTTTGAATTCGGCCTCATTTCCGATATTCAATATTGTGATTGTGATACAAATGGGGTTCGCTTTTACCGCAATTCCATCAGCAAACTGCAGGATGCAACGGCGGAACTGAATAAACACGACCTGGAGTTCACCATACAGACGGGTGATTTAATTGACAGGAACAGGGAGAGTTTCGACACTATTCTTCCATATTTCAATCAGATAAATAGCAAAAAATATCATATGTTGGGGAACCATGACTACGACTACCCGAATAGTTCATCCGACCAGACGGTAGACATTCTGGGCATGAAGAATCAATATTATGACTTCGCGGAAGATGGATGGCGTTTCATCGTCTTGGATACAAACGATATGAGCCTGTATGCCAACGAACCGGGAACTCCGAAATACCAGCAATCCGAACAGTTGTATAACCAACTGAAGGCAACCGGGGCAAACAACGCCCAGACCTGGAACGGAGGAGTCGGGCCGGAACAAATGAAATGGTTACATAACGTGCTTCAAAAATCAAAGAAAAAGGGCGAAAAAGTGGTTGTGCTTGGCCATCATCCGGTATATCCTGCGAACGAGCACAACGCATGGAATGATGCTGACATCATGCGGGAGCTTGAGTCTGCGGGCAACGTAGTAGCTTACTTTAATGGTCATAACCATGCCGGCAATTACGGGGAGAACAACGGAATCAAATATGTGAATTTCCATGGTATGCTGGATACTGCCGACAGCAGTGCGTTCGCTGTCATCCAGGCTTTCAAAGATCGCCTTGAGGTTGATGGTTTCGGCCGACAGCCAGACCTCACCATCCATGTGGAGAATCACAAGGAAGACGATGATGACCAACATGATGACGAAAATGACAATCATAACAATGACCGGGATGATCACCAGAACGAAAACAATTAG